The Methanobrevibacter sp. TLL-48-HuF1 genomic sequence CTTGGATCAATAGCTATGTATAAATCTCCTTTTGTACAGTTTTTAGTTGGTGAAGCTGTACCAGTTACTCCTTTTCCATATTCAGCATTTACTAAAGGTCCGGTTAAAATTTCAATCATAAATGCTAATGCATATCCTTTAAATCCACCAAATGCTAAAATTGAACCTTCAAGGGCAGCTTCTGGATCAGTTGTTGGGTTTCCGTCTTTATCAAGTGCCCAACCTTCAGGTAATTCTAATCCTTTTCTTTTTGATTCTAATATTTTTCCACGTGCAGTAACTGATGTAGCCATATCTACTGCAATGTATGAATCACTTGGAATACCGATAGCGATTGGGTTTGTTCCAATAAGTGCTTCACTTGCACCAAATGGAGCAATTGCAGGATCAGTATTTGCAAGTACAGTTCCAATAACTCCTTCTTTAACTGCAATATCTGAGTAAAATCCAGTTACTCCGAAATGGTTTGAATTGTGTACACCTACACATCCGATACCTACTTCTTTAGCTTTTTTTACAGCTAATTTCATAGCTTTATATGCAACAGCTTGTCCAAATCCGCTGTTACCATTTATTAAAGCAATAGCAGGAGTTTCTTTTTCAATAGTTATGTTATCTTTTAAGTTTATAGTTCCTGATTCAATACTAATCAAGTATTGTGGGAATCTGCCAAGTCCGTGTGAAGTAAATCCTTTTAAATCTGCATCAATTGTAGCTTCTGCTACCAATTCGCTGTCTTCTTCGCTAGCTCCTAATTTTTTTAATATTTCTTTTACAAGAGCTATTTCATTATCTTTCATTATTTTCATGTTTTCACTCTCCTTATAGTTATTGAATCAGTATGTAACTTCGCTGCCTTCAAAAGTTTTAACGGTAATTTTTTCATCATCAGTTACTTTACCGATAATTTGGCAGTTACAGTATTCTTTTAAAGTTTTCATTATTTTTTCAGCTTCATTTTCACTGGTAATTACAACAAAACCGACACCCATATTGAAAACTTTGTACATTTCTTCAAGAGGGACATTTTGTTGGTATATGAGTTTAAATATTTCTGGAGCCTCTGGAAGGTCATAAATATTATATCCCACACCTTTTTTCAAGCGTCTAAGGTTAGTAAAACCTCCACCAGTTATATGTGCTAATCCATGAATTTCGTATTCTTCTTTAAATAAAGCAACTATTGGTTTGACATATAATTCAGTTGGTCTTATTAATTCTTCTCCGATAGTTGTATCACAATTAGGCATTTTGTCATCGATTGAAAAGCCGCCATCATCAAATAATGCTTTTCTAGCTAAACTATATCCGTTTGAATGGATACCATTACTTTCAATGCCTATTAAAACGTCTCCAGCTTCAATATCTTCTCCAGTAATAATTTTATCCACATCTACAAAACCTATTCCGGTTCCAGCTAAATCAAAGTCTTTTATTATTCCCGGAAGTGATGCAGTTTCCCCACCAATTATTGAAATTCTGGATTCTTTTGCTCCTGTTACAAGACCTTCAGCTATTTCTTCGGCTCTTTCAGGATCAGGTTGTTCTACTGCAAGATAATCTACTAGTGCTATTGGTTCTGCACCGACACAAAGAATATCATTTACAACCATAGCTATGCAATCTATACCTACAGTATTGTATTTGTTCATCATTTCAGCAATTAAAATTTTACTGCCTACTCCGTCAGTACTCATTGCAATAGCTTTATCGCCTAATCTAACTAAAGCAGCATAATGTCCGCTATCAGTTATTATATCTCTATATTCCAATGTTGATTTAAGTTTTGATGCAAGTTTTGAAACAGTAACTGCTTCAAGGTCAATATCAACACCGGATTCTGAATAAGTAACCATTTTTTTAACACCTAGTGGTATTTTTATTTTTTAAAATTAATAAAAATTTAAATTATATTATTATATTTATCTCAATTAGTATTTATTTATTAGTGTATTCTTACACTGTCTAAATTCACAGGACTTTTGGTTTCAATTTTATAACTTCTATGTATTGATGAAGCCAAGTCTGTTGTTTTATAAGGGTCTCCATGACAGGTAATGACTTTATCCGGTCTTGGATTAAGTCTTTTTACATAATCCATTAATTGACGCCTATTGGAGTGTCCACTAAATCCGTTGATAGTTTTGATTTCCATTTTAACATTGAATACTTTTGTTTTATTGTCTTCTTCAAGAGGCACTTCTTTCCATCCTTTTTGGATTCTTCTACCTAATGAACCTTCAGATTGATATCCTACAAATATTAATGTGTTTCTGTCATCTTCACATAACCATTTAAAGTATTCAACTGAATTACCTCCAGTTAACATACCTGAAGTGGATAAAATAATTGCTGGACTGTTGCTTTCAACAATATCTTTTCTTTGGTCAAGATTTTGAACTTTATTAAACATATCTGAGATAAATGGATTTCTGCCCATGTGGAATATTTGATCTCTTAAATCTTTACTTAAATATTCTGGTCTTGCAGTATGGATGGCTGTAGCTTCCCAGATCATACCGTCGATGTAAATAGGAACTTCATCAATCATTCCATGTCTCATGTATTCTTCAAGCACTACCATAAGCTCTTGTGCTCTTCCTACAGCAAATACTGGAACTAAAACTTTTCCTCCTCGTTTTAAAGTTTTGTAGATAGTTTTCATCATTTCTTTTTCTGCAGAGTTTCTTGAAGGTTGTATGTCTTCACGACCACCGTATGTACTTTCCATGATTACAGTTTCAGCACGTGGGAATCTGAATGTTGCAGGTTCAAGTAATCTGCTTCTTTCATATTTGAAATCTCCAGTATAAACTAAATTATGAGCTCCGTCACCAATATGCATATGTGAAATAGCTGAACCTAAAATATGTCCTGCATTATGGAGGGTTAATCTAATATCTGGTGAGATATCAGTTACTTCACCATAATCTAAGGTTATTGTATGTTTAATAGCTTTTTGCACATGTTTTACATTGAATGGTAAAGGATTACCTTCTCTGTGAGCAATATCTAAGTGATCAAGCTGTAAAAGTGTTGTTAAATCTCTTGTTGGAGTTGTACAGTAAATTGGTCCTTCATATCCATAATGATAAAGATATGGTACAAATCCGCAGTGGTCTAAGTGAGCGTGTGAAATAATGACTGCATCTAACTCTTCAATTGAAAATTCAGGAACATTTAAGTATGGAAATGCGTTTTTATTATCTGATGCAGCTACATTGACACCACAATCTAATAATACTCTACTGTTCGGGGTTTGTAAAAGCATTGATGAACGTCCAACTTCTTTAAAACCACCCATTGAGGTTACTCTAGCCCAATCATTAGGATGTTTGGTACCTTGATGTATTTGTCTACCAAGACGCTGCAACATTTTTTTCCTGTCTTTACTGCTACTTTTTAAGGTAGTTCTGATTTTTCCAATAACATCGGAACTTATTGGAGGTGTTCTTAAAATCTTAGGTGCCCATCCGGTATTTTTAACAATTGTTCTTGAGGTTACACCATATTTTCCAATAACAAGTCCCGGTTTTTTTGCAGTGATAACTACTTCGCAAGTAACTGTATCAAAGTAAATGTCTGTAATTTCTGCTCCTTCAGGAACTATTTCATGAACTTTTTTAATTGTTTCTTCAGGACCTAATAATGCACTTTTATCAGATCTGATAATGATTCTTTTTCTAAGTTCTTTAGCTAATGATCGTATAAGATCGCCATTGTCAGTTATAATTTCTGGGTTTTTAGTGTAAAGTACCACTTCAGGACCTTCAAATTCTACTTTTGAAACCTGAGCATTTTTTGGTAACTTGTCCATTATTTCTTTTTTGATATCTTCTAAAATCTCTGAAGTCATATAATCCCTTCAAAAAAAAGTATTGTGTAAATATAGTCCATGAAAAAGCTTGTTTGCTATAATTAGTTAAAAACTTCATAAACTATTTACACATTTATATAAAAAGTAGTTAGTTATGAAAAATAGTCTTATATTTTCGCTACAATATCATTAACCTTTTCCTTATCTAACATTTCAAAGCCGTCTTTAGTTACTTTAGCTACTAAATATCCATTTCCTGAAAATGTGTCACGTTCGCTAGCAGCTTTGATAGCTCTTATAGCTATTTCTAATCCTTCGTCAGTTGTAATTTCTTCATGGTATCTGTCTTCGAGAACACCATATGCTACAATAGAACCTGATCCGGTGGATATGTATGTGTCTTTAATCATGCCTCCTGCAGGGTCAAGAGAGTATAATGAAGGTTTATCTCCATCCATTCCTCCAAGTAATGTTTGCACATACATTGGGCCGGAACGTAAAATGTTTGCTGTTACTGATGCAGCAGCTTTTACACTCATGTGGTCGTTATTTCTCATTTGATAAAGAGAAACTTCTGCTTCAATTATTTTCATTAAATTTTGAGCATCTCCAACACTACCAGCAATGGTTGTTACGATATGATCATTTATTTTAAATATTTTTTCTGCGACTTTATGAGCTACAAGGTTTCCCATACTAGCTCTTCTTTCGCTAGCAAATACAACACCATCTTTACAGGTTATTCCTACAGTTGTTGTACCTTCTAATATTTTATCATCCATGTTAAACACCTCATGTAAGTATTTAAAATATTTGTATTTTTCAACTATATTGTAGGTTATACATAAATTTTATATAAACACGTAATTTTTAATTATTAATATTTATAAAATCAGAATCAATTAATTAGTATAAACTAACTAATATTACATTATGTATTTACATATATAAAGTTTTCTTTTTAAGATGCTTTAATGGAGTTTTGTTAATGAAATGGAAAAAAATAGGCGATATTTTAATATTAGACAATAAATTCACTGTACAATCAGATACACAATTAAAAGAACTTTCAGATAAACATAATGTAAAAACCATTATGAAAGTTGACCATATTTATGGGACTAAAAGAGAACCTGTTATAAAATTATTATATGGTAATGATACTGAAACAATCAACAAAGAAAATGGATGTCTTTTTAAATTGGATTTAAAAAAAGTAATGTGGTCAAAAGGAAATAACAATGAGAGAATAAGAATAGCTAAACTTGTTGAGGATAATGAAACAGTAATTGATATGTTTGCAGGAATAGGTTACTTTTCAATTCCAATAGGAGTTCACAGTAATGCAAAACAGATTTATTCGATAGAAATTAATCCTAATTCATTTCATTATTTAAAGGAAAATATTAAATTAAATAAAATAAGCAATATTACTCCTTTACTTGGAGACTGTATAAACATAACTCCGGATTATAAAGCAGACAGGATTATAATGGGATATGTAAAAACAACTCACCATTATTTAAAAGTAGCTATTGATAGCTTAAATAAAGGTGGAGTTATTCATTATCATGAAACAGTTCCTGAAAAATTAATGGATATCCGTCCGATAAATAGAATTAAAGAACTGGCTGGAGACAGGCAGGTGGAATTTTTAAAATTAAATAAAGTTAAGAAATACTCTCCGGGAGTATTTCATGTAGTATGTGATGCTAGGATAAATTAGCTATTTTTTCAAGTAAAGTTTTATTTAGCCATTTATCATTAACGTATTTTTCATAAACACACAATCTTTCGATTAATTCAAATCCGGCATCTTGTGTCAGTCTGTTTAATTCATTTAGAGTTGGCCAGGGAGAGGTCGGATTTACATAATCATGACTTACTGGAGAAACACCGCCCCAATCATCTGCACCGCAAAGTAAAAATATTTGGGCAGTGTCATGGTTTAAATTAGGTGGGACCTGAATGCTCACGTCTGTATCCTTAAATAACAGTTTTCCAGCCATTACTGTTCTTACCATATCTAAAAAAGTAGGTTCTTCCCAATTTTCCATTTCAATTCCTGGGCTGGTGGTGAAATTTTGGATAATTACTTCTTGAATGTGCCCGTATTTATCATACAGGTCTCTGATAGCTAATAATGACTCAGCTATTTCTTCTTTTGTTTCACCAATTCCAATTAAAATTCCGGTAGTGTAAGGTATTTTAAGTTTTCCTGCATTGGCTATTGTTTCTAATCTGATTTCCGGGTTTTTACCCGGACTTTTATTATGTGCTATTGTTTTCATTAATCGTTTAGATGTACTTTCAAGCATCATACCCATAGAAGCATTAACTTCTTTTAGCTTTTTTAGATTTTCATAGCTAAAATTACCACCATTTGTGTGAGGTAGTAAGGTAGTTTCATTTAAAGTCATTTTACAAATATCAAAAACATAATCTACAATATTTTCATACCCGAATTCAGCTAATTTCTGTTTTACTGATTCTTCTTCATCAGCATCTTCCCCAAATGTAAATAAAGCTTCACTGCACCCATATTTTTCAGCTTCTTTTAAACTAGCCAATACTTCATCTTTTGTTTTTAGAATAATTGCAGTAGGATCATCAGGAGTTTTTTTAAAATTACAGTAACCGCAATCATTTTTACAGATTTCAGTTAAGGGAATGAAAATATTTTTAGAGTATGTAATAAGGTTATTCTCCCGATATTCTGAAGCTTTGTTCATGAAATCAATAATCTGACTGTCAGTTGATTCCAATATCTGGAGAATTTTTTCTTTTCTTTGCATGTTTTATTCTTCTTTTTCTGAAACTGTTACTTCAACATATAATGGGGGGTATCCATGTTTATCCTGCCATATTGCAATTACAGCATAACAGCATGGTAATTCGAAAGCTTTATACTCAACTATAAGACCCATAGCTTCAAGTTCTTCCTGCATTCTTTCTAGGCCATGTTTGTCTATATTTGTTGTCTGACCTTCGCTTTCCTGTATGCTTTTATCACCGCTTTCTAAAAGTTTGGTGATTTTTTTAGAATCGGATTCAATTTCTTTACCGTTTATTATGCTTCCAATTTCATTAAGCTTTGAGTTAAAGTCATTAACATCTAATGTTTTTCTTGATCTTCCTCTAACGATTAGGATTTTGTCATTGTCAATTGCAGGTCTTGATCCTTTAAATGCATCAAAAAACCCCATTACTTCTCCTGCTACTTCATAAAACTTTTGCATTTAATCAGATCCTTAATTCTTCTTTTAATTCACCCATTGTCGTTACTTTTTCTGCAAAAGCATTGTGTCTGTGGATACTTTCATGATTTTCCTGACGTGATGTGATTAGAGTGTCTTTCGGAAAATCAGCATATTTTTTAGCTATTTTTTCCATCATATTTCTTACACAGTCTTCGACAAAAACAGGTTTTTTATGAGCATTTAAAACTGTAGCATTTTCATCCGGTCTTTTTAATAATTCGCAGACTGGGGAGCTCATGGATTCTTCTATTATTTCTATTATGTCTTCACCTTTAACTTCTTTGCCTTCTGGAACTTCAATTAATAAAGTTCCAACACCTCTTTGATTGTGGGAAG encodes the following:
- the comC gene encoding L-sulfolactate dehydrogenase, whose translation is MKIMKDNEIALVKEILKKLGASEEDSELVAEATIDADLKGFTSHGLGRFPQYLISIESGTINLKDNITIEKETPAIALINGNSGFGQAVAYKAMKLAVKKAKEVGIGCVGVHNSNHFGVTGFYSDIAVKEGVIGTVLANTDPAIAPFGASEALIGTNPIAIGIPSDSYIAVDMATSVTARGKILESKRKGLELPEGWALDKDGNPTTDPEAALEGSILAFGGFKGYALAFMIEILTGPLVNAEYGKGVTGTASPTKNCTKGDLYIAIDPSKFGSMEDFKAKTTDFCNQARAAGENVSIPGDLEVKKIANAEANGMEIDEKLYEQLKEICDDLDIDFDSYLEE
- the purM gene encoding phosphoribosylformylglycinamidine cyclo-ligase gives rise to the protein MVTYSESGVDIDLEAVTVSKLASKLKSTLEYRDIITDSGHYAALVRLGDKAIAMSTDGVGSKILIAEMMNKYNTVGIDCIAMVVNDILCVGAEPIALVDYLAVEQPDPERAEEIAEGLVTGAKESRISIIGGETASLPGIIKDFDLAGTGIGFVDVDKIITGEDIEAGDVLIGIESNGIHSNGYSLARKALFDDGGFSIDDKMPNCDTTIGEELIRPTELYVKPIVALFKEEYEIHGLAHITGGGFTNLRRLKKGVGYNIYDLPEAPEIFKLIYQQNVPLEEMYKVFNMGVGFVVITSENEAEKIMKTLKEYCNCQIIGKVTDDEKITVKTFEGSEVTY
- a CDS encoding beta-CASP ribonuclease aCPSF1, whose translation is MTSEILEDIKKEIMDKLPKNAQVSKVEFEGPEVVLYTKNPEIITDNGDLIRSLAKELRKRIIIRSDKSALLGPEETIKKVHEIVPEGAEITDIYFDTVTCEVVITAKKPGLVIGKYGVTSRTIVKNTGWAPKILRTPPISSDVIGKIRTTLKSSSKDRKKMLQRLGRQIHQGTKHPNDWARVTSMGGFKEVGRSSMLLQTPNSRVLLDCGVNVAASDNKNAFPYLNVPEFSIEELDAVIISHAHLDHCGFVPYLYHYGYEGPIYCTTPTRDLTTLLQLDHLDIAHREGNPLPFNVKHVQKAIKHTITLDYGEVTDISPDIRLTLHNAGHILGSAISHMHIGDGAHNLVYTGDFKYERSRLLEPATFRFPRAETVIMESTYGGREDIQPSRNSAEKEMMKTIYKTLKRGGKVLVPVFAVGRAQELMVVLEEYMRHGMIDEVPIYIDGMIWEATAIHTARPEYLSKDLRDQIFHMGRNPFISDMFNKVQNLDQRKDIVESNSPAIILSTSGMLTGGNSVEYFKWLCEDDRNTLIFVGYQSEGSLGRRIQKGWKEVPLEEDNKTKVFNVKMEIKTINGFSGHSNRRQLMDYVKRLNPRPDKVITCHGDPYKTTDLASSIHRSYKIETKSPVNLDSVRIH
- the psmB gene encoding archaeal proteasome endopeptidase complex subunit beta; this translates as MDDKILEGTTTVGITCKDGVVFASERRASMGNLVAHKVAEKIFKINDHIVTTIAGSVGDAQNLMKIIEAEVSLYQMRNNDHMSVKAAASVTANILRSGPMYVQTLLGGMDGDKPSLYSLDPAGGMIKDTYISTGSGSIVAYGVLEDRYHEEITTDEGLEIAIRAIKAASERDTFSGNGYLVAKVTKDGFEMLDKEKVNDIVAKI
- a CDS encoding class I SAM-dependent methyltransferase family protein, with the translated sequence MKWKKIGDILILDNKFTVQSDTQLKELSDKHNVKTIMKVDHIYGTKREPVIKLLYGNDTETINKENGCLFKLDLKKVMWSKGNNNERIRIAKLVEDNETVIDMFAGIGYFSIPIGVHSNAKQIYSIEINPNSFHYLKENIKLNKISNITPLLGDCINITPDYKADRIIMGYVKTTHHYLKVAIDSLNKGGVIHYHETVPEKLMDIRPINRIKELAGDRQVEFLKLNKVKKYSPGVFHVVCDARIN
- the cofG gene encoding 7,8-didemethyl-8-hydroxy-5-deazariboflavin synthase subunit CofG — protein: MQRKEKILQILESTDSQIIDFMNKASEYRENNLITYSKNIFIPLTEICKNDCGYCNFKKTPDDPTAIILKTKDEVLASLKEAEKYGCSEALFTFGEDADEEESVKQKLAEFGYENIVDYVFDICKMTLNETTLLPHTNGGNFSYENLKKLKEVNASMGMMLESTSKRLMKTIAHNKSPGKNPEIRLETIANAGKLKIPYTTGILIGIGETKEEIAESLLAIRDLYDKYGHIQEVIIQNFTTSPGIEMENWEEPTFLDMVRTVMAGKLLFKDTDVSIQVPPNLNHDTAQIFLLCGADDWGGVSPVSHDYVNPTSPWPTLNELNRLTQDAGFELIERLCVYEKYVNDKWLNKTLLEKIANLS
- a CDS encoding DUF2120 family protein, whose protein sequence is MQKFYEVAGEVMGFFDAFKGSRPAIDNDKILIVRGRSRKTLDVNDFNSKLNEIGSIINGKEIESDSKKITKLLESGDKSIQESEGQTTNIDKHGLERMQEELEAMGLIVEYKAFELPCCYAVIAIWQDKHGYPPLYVEVTVSEKEE